One region of Streptomyces subrutilus genomic DNA includes:
- the sigJ gene encoding RNA polymerase sigma factor SigJ, with translation MALIVSDVDRFESARPRLEAIAYRLLGSASEAEDAVQETFLRWQAADVARIGVPEAWLTKVLTNWCLNALTSARARRETYVGRWLPEPLLAGDPMLGPADTAEQRESVSYAVLVLLERLSPGERAVYVLREAFEYPHREIAEILEITEAASQQIYHRAKKHIADGKARTEIDEAAARRIVEEFLAAATSGRTEPLVRLLTQDAVSVGDGGGKVPARAKAFEGARAVATFLRGLFKPSAAKRAHVGGAPDIYATTANGGPAILAVVDGRVVGITCLEVTAEGIAAIRSQVNPDKLVRATERWAATSGGQAPLHTL, from the coding sequence ATGGCGCTGATCGTGAGTGACGTGGACCGGTTCGAGAGTGCCAGGCCGCGGCTGGAGGCCATTGCCTACCGGCTGCTCGGTTCGGCGAGCGAGGCGGAGGATGCCGTGCAGGAAACGTTCCTGCGCTGGCAGGCGGCCGACGTCGCGCGGATCGGGGTGCCCGAGGCCTGGCTGACGAAGGTGCTCACCAACTGGTGTCTGAACGCGCTCACTTCGGCACGTGCGCGGCGCGAGACGTACGTGGGGCGGTGGCTGCCCGAGCCGCTGCTCGCCGGGGACCCGATGCTCGGCCCGGCGGACACCGCAGAGCAGCGGGAGTCGGTGTCGTACGCCGTGCTCGTCCTGCTGGAGCGCCTGTCGCCGGGCGAGCGGGCCGTGTACGTGCTGCGCGAGGCCTTCGAATATCCGCACCGGGAGATCGCCGAGATCCTGGAGATCACCGAGGCCGCCAGCCAGCAGATCTACCACCGGGCCAAGAAGCACATCGCGGACGGCAAGGCGCGCACCGAGATCGACGAGGCCGCCGCCCGCAGGATCGTCGAGGAGTTCCTGGCGGCGGCGACCAGCGGCCGTACCGAACCCCTCGTACGCCTGCTGACCCAGGACGCCGTCTCGGTCGGCGACGGCGGCGGGAAGGTCCCGGCCCGCGCGAAGGCGTTCGAGGGGGCGCGCGCGGTCGCCACGTTCCTGCGCGGCCTGTTCAAGCCCAGTGCGGCCAAGCGGGCCCATGTCGGCGGGGCGCCCGACATCTACGCCACGACCGCGAACGGCGGGCCGGCCATCTTGGCGGTCGTGGACGGCCGGGTCGTCGGGATCACCTGCCTGGAGGTCACCGCGGAGGGCATCGCCGCGATCCGCAGCCAGGTCAACCCCGACAAGCTCGTCCGCGCGACCGAGCGGTGGGCCGCCACGTCGGGCGGGCAGGCCCCGCTCCACACCCTCTGA
- a CDS encoding NAD(P)/FAD-dependent oxidoreductase — protein MQHRIVVLGAGYTGAIAAGRLARQLHREDVAITLVNPEPDFVERVRLHQIAVGQDLRPQPFAEMFAGTGVRLKLGAVTAVDVDRRTVTVAAANGPARERLEYDTLVYALGSGWDDGGVPGTAEHAHEVSSRPGALRLRDRLAALGAGAPVVVVGGGLTGLEAATEIAEARPDLDVALAARGALGDWLSPKGRAHLRKVVDGLGITVHEHAAVDAVEAGRVTTADGRAVPAEVTVWTTGFAVHPIARATALEVTDRGQIVVDGTMRSVSHPDVYAVGDAAMAAGPGDKPLRMSCASGVPMAWQAADAIAARLTGTEVPEISIRYAQQCVSLGRKEGLIQFVTADDRAVEKALTGRVAAFYKELICKGAAWGVAHPTLGKPSRRRRVVRRETGSRARTEAAA, from the coding sequence ATGCAGCACCGCATCGTCGTCCTCGGAGCCGGATACACCGGTGCCATCGCCGCCGGCCGCCTCGCCAGGCAGCTGCACCGCGAGGACGTCGCCATCACCCTCGTCAACCCCGAGCCCGACTTCGTCGAGCGCGTCCGGCTGCACCAGATCGCGGTCGGCCAGGACCTCAGGCCCCAGCCGTTCGCCGAGATGTTCGCGGGTACGGGCGTGCGGCTGAAGCTCGGAGCGGTCACCGCCGTGGACGTGGACCGCAGGACGGTGACGGTCGCCGCCGCGAACGGCCCCGCGAGGGAGCGGTTGGAGTACGACACCCTCGTCTACGCGCTCGGCAGCGGCTGGGACGACGGGGGCGTCCCCGGCACGGCCGAGCACGCCCACGAGGTCTCCAGCCGCCCCGGCGCGCTGCGGCTCCGCGATCGGCTGGCCGCCCTGGGCGCCGGTGCGCCCGTGGTGGTGGTCGGCGGCGGGCTGACCGGCCTGGAGGCCGCGACCGAGATCGCCGAGGCCCGCCCGGACCTCGACGTCGCCCTGGCCGCCCGCGGCGCGCTCGGGGACTGGCTGTCGCCGAAGGGCCGCGCCCACCTGCGGAAGGTGGTGGACGGGCTCGGCATCACGGTCCACGAGCACGCCGCGGTGGACGCCGTGGAGGCGGGCCGCGTGACGACCGCCGACGGCCGGGCCGTTCCCGCCGAGGTCACGGTCTGGACCACCGGCTTCGCCGTCCACCCGATCGCCCGGGCCACCGCCCTGGAGGTCACCGACCGGGGGCAGATCGTGGTCGACGGCACGATGCGCTCGGTCTCCCACCCCGACGTCTACGCCGTGGGCGACGCGGCGATGGCGGCCGGCCCGGGCGACAAGCCCCTGCGCATGTCCTGCGCCTCGGGCGTCCCCATGGCCTGGCAGGCCGCCGACGCCATCGCGGCCCGGCTCACCGGCACCGAGGTCCCGGAGATCTCGATCCGCTACGCCCAGCAGTGCGTCTCCCTCGGCCGCAAGGAGGGCCTGATCCAGTTCGTCACCGCCGACGACCGGGCGGTCGAGAAGGCTCTGACGGGCCGCGTGGCCGCCTTCTACAAGGAGCTGATCTGCAAGGGCGCGGCCTGGGGCGTCGCCCACCCGACGCTGGGCAAGCCGTCCCGGCGCCGCCGGGTCGTACGGCGGGAGACCGGGAGCCGCGCCCGCACGGAGGCGGCGGCCTGA
- a CDS encoding TetR/AcrR family transcriptional regulator produces the protein MPKRVDHEERRAQIAEALIRVAGRRGLHAVGMRDVAAEAGVSLRLVQYYFETKEKLLFHGLRHLTDRFTARVGARLAAIGPDPGPRATIEALLLASLPVDEESRTFHLLYSSYAILSVTDEALAAQPFIDKPDAAENAVAGLLGQAQAARLADLAVDARTEAISLLAMAATMGTGILVGQRTEESAVAVLRHHLDRIFTAPARPA, from the coding sequence ATGCCCAAGCGCGTGGACCACGAGGAACGGCGTGCCCAGATCGCCGAGGCGCTCATCCGGGTCGCGGGGCGCCGAGGGCTGCACGCCGTCGGCATGCGCGACGTGGCCGCCGAGGCCGGGGTGTCGCTCCGGCTCGTGCAGTACTACTTCGAGACCAAAGAGAAGCTGCTCTTCCACGGGCTCCGGCACCTGACCGACCGCTTCACCGCACGGGTCGGCGCCCGCCTCGCCGCGATCGGCCCCGACCCGGGCCCCCGCGCGACCATCGAGGCGCTGCTGCTGGCCTCCCTCCCGGTCGACGAGGAGAGCCGCACCTTCCACCTCCTGTACAGCTCCTACGCGATCCTGTCCGTGACCGACGAGGCACTGGCCGCCCAGCCCTTCATCGACAAGCCCGACGCCGCGGAGAACGCCGTGGCCGGCCTGCTCGGACAGGCTCAGGCGGCCCGCCTGGCCGACCTGGCCGTCGACGCGCGCACGGAGGCGATCAGCCTGCTCGCGATGGCGGCGACCATGGGCACCGGCATCCTGGTGGGCCAGCGGACCGAGGAGTCGGCCGTCGCGGTGCTCCGCCACCACCTCGACCGGATCTTCACGGCCCCCGCCCGGCCGGCGTGA
- a CDS encoding alpha/beta fold hydrolase — protein MPDHTTRARRDTGRYVSDELRDRYFAACDAVFALGAPARYETDVETSFGTTHVYRYGPADPAAESRTPIVLIHGSGGCSAQWYPNTPALSAERPVYAFDTPGDPGRSVHREPMWQPERAAQWMDETLDALGLDRVHLVGSSYGGWLVINQVHLRPGRLASVTALDPGGLEKVGLRFFVWIFASLFATFAPKALRPRLAAWLEQPVLVVPELRRWIRAGVRAFRIRRPAPLPLSDEELGSIRKPFYLIMGRRSLLVHPRRQLERVPRLIPGARAEIIAATGHGPQIDHPDVVNARMLGFMEDVDSLGPAPAP, from the coding sequence GTGCCCGACCACACGACCCGCGCGCGCCGCGACACAGGCCGCTACGTCAGCGACGAACTGCGCGACCGCTACTTCGCCGCCTGCGACGCCGTCTTCGCCCTGGGCGCACCCGCCCGGTACGAGACCGACGTGGAGACCAGCTTCGGCACCACGCACGTCTACCGGTACGGGCCCGCGGACCCGGCGGCCGAGTCCCGCACCCCGATCGTCCTGATCCACGGCTCCGGCGGCTGCTCCGCCCAGTGGTACCCCAACACCCCCGCGCTCAGCGCCGAACGCCCCGTCTACGCCTTCGACACCCCCGGCGACCCCGGGCGCAGCGTCCACCGCGAGCCCATGTGGCAGCCCGAGCGCGCCGCCCAGTGGATGGACGAGACCCTCGACGCCCTCGGTCTGGACCGGGTCCACCTCGTCGGCTCCTCCTACGGGGGCTGGCTGGTCATCAACCAGGTGCACCTGCGACCCGGCCGGCTCGCCTCGGTGACCGCCCTCGACCCCGGCGGCCTGGAGAAGGTGGGTCTGCGCTTCTTCGTCTGGATCTTCGCCAGCCTCTTCGCCACCTTCGCCCCGAAGGCACTGCGCCCCCGCCTGGCCGCCTGGCTCGAGCAACCGGTGCTCGTCGTCCCGGAGCTGCGCAGGTGGATCCGGGCCGGGGTGCGGGCCTTCCGGATCCGCCGCCCGGCCCCGCTGCCGCTGTCCGACGAGGAACTGGGCTCCATCCGCAAGCCGTTCTACCTGATCATGGGCAGGCGCAGCCTGCTGGTCCACCCGCGGCGGCAGCTGGAGCGGGTGCCCCGCCTGATCCCGGGCGCCCGCGCCGAGATCATCGCCGCGACCGGCCACGGACCGCAGATCGACCACCCCGACGTGGTCAACGCCCGGATGCTCGGCTTCATGGAGGACGTCGACTCCCTCGGCCCCGCCCCGGCCCCCTGA
- a CDS encoding endonuclease, with protein sequence MSRRTAVRRLLDEYGRTHAEEAGIRLRDIPAPLYQLLTLCVLFAVRIKADIAVAAARELFAVGLRTPRAMADASRQDLVGALGRARYRRYDESTATALGAGARFVLDRYRGDLRRLREEAAGDPARIRELLREIPRIGPVGADIFCREAQGLWPELRPSFDRRARHGAAGLGLPAAPERLAALVDDADLPRLAAALVRADLALRAHRAASEAPLTLR encoded by the coding sequence ATGTCCCGGCGCACGGCCGTACGGCGGCTGCTCGACGAGTACGGGCGGACGCACGCGGAGGAAGCGGGGATCCGGCTCCGGGACATCCCGGCGCCGCTCTACCAACTGCTCACCCTGTGCGTCCTGTTCGCCGTGCGCATCAAGGCCGACATCGCGGTCGCCGCGGCGCGGGAGCTCTTCGCGGTCGGCCTGCGCACCCCGCGGGCCATGGCCGACGCCTCCCGGCAGGATCTCGTGGGCGCGCTGGGCCGGGCCCGCTACCGCCGCTACGACGAGAGCACGGCCACCGCGCTCGGGGCCGGGGCCCGGTTCGTCCTCGACCGCTACCGCGGAGACCTGCGGAGGCTGCGCGAGGAGGCCGCAGGGGATCCGGCGCGGATCCGCGAGCTGCTCCGGGAGATCCCGAGGATCGGCCCGGTCGGAGCCGACATCTTCTGCCGCGAGGCGCAGGGCCTGTGGCCCGAACTGCGCCCCTCCTTCGACCGCCGGGCCCGCCACGGCGCCGCGGGCCTGGGCCTGCCGGCCGCGCCGGAGCGGCTGGCCGCCCTCGTCGACGACGCCGACCTCCCCCGGCTGGCGGCGGCCCTGGTCCGCGCCGACCTGGCCCTTCGTGCGCACCGCGCCGCATCCGAGGCCCCGCTCACCCTGCGGTGA
- a CDS encoding PP2C family protein-serine/threonine phosphatase has product MPYIAVTALSHTGLVREHNEDSLVIGPWTLCGTATESPQTLVFPLGRPLLVAVADGLGGQPAGEVASELVVRELSLLGPSLDGGEAVRNALDVCNRAVYAAAEGRPDLTSMGTTVAGALVLDESLLVFNVGDSKVFRAAPEGLRQLSVDDSPPPAPGHRTTSAVTQVLGGSRGQDAITPHVADVPLSTGDRFLVCSDGLTDPVPDETIDALLRVHDDGKAAFELWKAAIEAGGPDNITLALVRIGE; this is encoded by the coding sequence GTGCCGTACATCGCCGTGACCGCCCTGAGCCATACCGGGCTGGTGCGCGAGCACAACGAGGACAGCCTGGTCATCGGGCCGTGGACGCTGTGCGGGACCGCCACCGAGAGCCCCCAGACGCTCGTGTTCCCGCTCGGCCGGCCGCTCCTCGTCGCGGTCGCCGACGGGCTCGGCGGCCAGCCGGCCGGCGAGGTCGCCAGTGAGCTGGTCGTGCGCGAGCTCTCCCTGCTCGGCCCCTCGCTGGACGGCGGCGAGGCCGTCCGCAACGCCCTGGACGTCTGCAACCGCGCGGTGTACGCGGCCGCCGAGGGCCGGCCCGACCTGACCTCCATGGGAACCACGGTCGCCGGCGCCCTCGTCCTGGACGAGTCGCTGCTGGTCTTCAACGTCGGCGACAGCAAGGTGTTCCGCGCGGCCCCGGAGGGGCTGCGCCAGCTCAGCGTGGACGACAGCCCGCCGCCGGCGCCCGGGCACCGCACCACGTCGGCCGTCACCCAGGTGCTCGGCGGCAGCCGCGGGCAGGACGCCATCACTCCGCACGTGGCGGACGTCCCGCTGTCCACCGGCGACCGCTTCCTGGTGTGCAGCGACGGGCTGACCGACCCGGTGCCCGACGAGACCATCGACGCCCTGCTCCGCGTGCACGACGACGGGAAGGCCGCCTTCGAACTGTGGAAGGCGGCCATCGAGGCCGGCGGCCCGGACAACATCACGCTCGCGCTGGTCCGCATCGGCGAGTGA
- a CDS encoding SixA phosphatase family protein produces MTSGTVRRLVVLRHAKSAWPPDVPDAERPLGPRGLRDAPAVGRWLRGAGCVPDRVLCSPARRTRRTWDLVAAEAGLAAPVAYEERAYGASAGELLDLVRETPARVGTLLLVGHNPGLQELVLLLAGGGEASALEQAAVKFPTSAIAVLDLPGPWASLAPGDARLTGLVVPRGAKP; encoded by the coding sequence ATGACATCGGGCACGGTCCGGCGGCTGGTTGTCCTGCGGCATGCCAAGTCCGCCTGGCCGCCGGACGTGCCCGACGCCGAGCGCCCGCTCGGCCCGCGCGGTCTGCGCGACGCGCCGGCCGTCGGCCGCTGGCTGCGCGGGGCCGGCTGCGTGCCCGACCGGGTCCTGTGCTCGCCCGCCCGCCGCACCCGCCGGACCTGGGACCTCGTCGCTGCCGAAGCCGGGCTCGCCGCGCCGGTGGCGTACGAGGAGCGCGCCTACGGGGCGAGCGCCGGGGAACTGCTGGACCTCGTACGGGAGACCCCCGCGCGGGTGGGGACGCTGCTGCTGGTCGGGCACAACCCGGGCCTGCAGGAGCTGGTGCTGCTGCTCGCCGGCGGCGGGGAGGCCTCCGCCCTGGAGCAGGCCGCCGTGAAGTTCCCGACGTCCGCCATCGCGGTGCTGGACCTGCCCGGCCCCTGGGCGTCCCTCGCACCGGGGGACGCCCGGCTCACCGGCCTCGTGGTGCCGCGGGGCGCCAAGCCCTGA
- a CDS encoding isoamylase early set domain-containing protein produces the protein MLERKLRKDRTEVTFVLPADTPPGPVSVVGDFNDWQPGAHTLKPRKDGKRAVTVELPSESAHSFRYLAAGDYWFNDDSAGDRDGPNSRLHT, from the coding sequence ATGCTGGAGCGCAAGCTGCGCAAGGACCGCACCGAGGTCACCTTCGTCCTCCCGGCGGACACGCCGCCCGGGCCGGTGAGCGTGGTCGGCGACTTCAACGACTGGCAGCCCGGCGCGCACACCCTCAAGCCGCGCAAGGACGGCAAGCGGGCCGTGACGGTCGAGCTGCCGTCCGAGAGCGCGCACTCCTTCCGCTATCTGGCCGCGGGGGACTACTGGTTCAATGACGACAGCGCCGGCGACCGGGACGGCCCCAACAGCCGCCTGCACACGTGA
- a CDS encoding potassium channel family protein: MEGNAARRRRRVLAGHALRSVVWAVLITALFYLAPLDRGFGVLTVVTLVAGLGLFGWLVAWQVRAITRAEYPRLRAMEALATALPLFVVLFCVTYFLLSQEVPESFSEPLNRTDTLYFTVTVFATVGFGDIAPVTELSRALTTVQMVADLIVVGVIAKVLFGAVRIGVRRRETAEGSDP; this comes from the coding sequence ATGGAAGGCAACGCCGCCCGGCGCCGCCGACGCGTCCTGGCCGGTCACGCGCTCCGGTCCGTGGTCTGGGCGGTCCTGATCACGGCGCTGTTCTACTTGGCTCCCCTGGACCGCGGGTTCGGTGTGCTCACCGTCGTCACGCTCGTGGCCGGGCTGGGTCTGTTCGGTTGGCTGGTCGCCTGGCAGGTCCGGGCCATCACCCGTGCGGAGTATCCCCGGCTGCGGGCGATGGAGGCACTGGCCACCGCCTTGCCGCTGTTCGTGGTGCTGTTCTGCGTCACGTACTTCCTGCTCTCCCAGGAGGTGCCGGAGTCGTTCTCGGAGCCGCTGAACCGGACCGACACGCTCTACTTCACGGTCACCGTGTTCGCCACCGTGGGATTCGGGGACATCGCGCCCGTCACCGAGCTCAGCCGCGCGCTGACGACCGTCCAGATGGTCGCCGATCTGATCGTGGTGGGCGTGATCGCCAAGGTGCTCTTCGGCGCGGTACGGATCGGGGTGCGCAGGCGGGAGACCGCGGAAGGGAGTGACCCATGA
- a CDS encoding chloride channel protein: MTESRSGGTGKGNGSGNGKDGGTGRGNGNGSKNAPQEPDVLRHLLRSPGYPKLLLFCALIGIPVSLAAFWFLVGLHELEHVLWAALPRALGHDGPPWWWPLPLLLVSGVLVGLAVTHLPGHGGHVPAAGMQVGGSSPAALPGVLLAAAASLPLGAVLGPEAPLIALGGGLALLFRDLAQAPATPQNTALLGAAGAAAAIAAIFGNPVVAAVLLIEVAGVGGPQLFAVMLPALLSSGVGSLVFTGLGRWTGLGTGELSLKLSAPLPRLDVADVLWSLAVAVAVAAALHPVRAGARAVAAYVAERPLVRTVPFALGAGVCAAVYALATGRSSGEVASSGQAALSALAADPQAWGVGALLAVLAFKGAAYTLCLGTLRGGPVFPALFLGAAAGVLLAPLPGLGVVPAMAAGMAAATAATLRLPVSSVVLVVLILGSTAMMPVVILAAVVAFVVTELLPPGRPVAA, encoded by the coding sequence ATGACGGAGTCGCGCTCCGGCGGAACCGGGAAGGGGAACGGGAGCGGGAACGGGAAGGACGGCGGGACCGGCCGTGGAAACGGGAACGGGAGCAAGAACGCCCCGCAGGAGCCTGACGTCCTGCGCCACCTGCTGCGCAGCCCCGGCTATCCGAAGCTGCTTCTCTTCTGCGCGCTCATCGGCATACCGGTGTCCCTCGCCGCCTTCTGGTTCCTCGTCGGCCTCCACGAGCTGGAGCACGTGCTGTGGGCCGCCCTCCCGCGGGCCCTGGGCCACGACGGCCCGCCCTGGTGGTGGCCGCTCCCCCTGCTGCTCGTCTCGGGCGTCCTGGTCGGCCTGGCCGTCACCCACCTGCCCGGCCACGGCGGCCACGTGCCCGCCGCCGGCATGCAGGTGGGCGGCTCCTCGCCGGCCGCGCTGCCCGGGGTCCTGCTCGCCGCGGCGGCCAGCTTGCCGCTCGGTGCCGTCCTGGGTCCGGAGGCACCGCTGATCGCCCTGGGCGGCGGGCTGGCCCTGCTGTTCCGCGACCTCGCGCAGGCCCCGGCGACTCCGCAGAACACCGCGCTGCTGGGCGCGGCCGGGGCGGCGGCGGCCATCGCCGCGATCTTCGGCAATCCGGTGGTCGCCGCGGTGCTGCTGATCGAGGTGGCGGGGGTGGGCGGGCCGCAGCTCTTCGCGGTCATGCTGCCCGCCCTGCTGTCCAGCGGGGTCGGGTCCCTGGTATTCACGGGCCTGGGGCGCTGGACCGGGCTCGGGACGGGCGAACTGTCCCTGAAGCTGTCCGCCCCGCTGCCCCGCCTGGATGTGGCGGACGTCCTGTGGTCGCTGGCCGTGGCGGTGGCCGTGGCGGCCGCGCTGCACCCCGTACGGGCCGGGGCCCGGGCGGTCGCCGCGTACGTCGCGGAACGGCCCCTCGTGCGGACCGTGCCGTTCGCCCTGGGCGCCGGGGTCTGCGCCGCCGTGTACGCGCTGGCCACCGGACGGTCCTCCGGCGAGGTCGCGTCCTCCGGCCAGGCCGCGCTCTCCGCGCTCGCCGCCGACCCGCAGGCGTGGGGGGTCGGCGCGCTGCTCGCCGTCCTGGCCTTCAAGGGCGCCGCCTACACGCTGTGCCTCGGCACCCTGCGCGGCGGCCCGGTCTTCCCGGCGCTGTTCCTCGGAGCCGCCGCGGGCGTGCTCCTCGCGCCCCTGCCGGGCCTGGGCGTCGTCCCCGCGATGGCGGCGGGCATGGCGGCGGCCACGGCCGCCACCCTGCGGCTGCCGGTCAGCAGCGTGGTGCTGGTGGTCCTGATCCTCGGCAGTACCGCCATGATGCCCGTGGTGATCCTGGCGGCCGTGGTCGCCTTCGTGGTCACCGAACTGCTGCCGCCCGGGCGGCCGGTGGCCGCGTGA
- a CDS encoding cold-shock protein, whose protein sequence is MASGTVKWFNAEKGFGFIEQEGGGADVFAHYSNIASSGFRELQEGQKVTFDVTQGQKGPQAENIVPA, encoded by the coding sequence ATGGCATCCGGCACCGTAAAGTGGTTCAACGCGGAAAAGGGCTTCGGCTTCATCGAGCAGGAGGGTGGCGGCGCTGACGTGTTCGCCCACTACTCGAACATCGCTTCTTCCGGCTTCCGTGAGCTCCAGGAAGGCCAGAAGGTCACTTTCGACGTCACGCAGGGCCAGAAGGGCCCCCAGGCCGAGAACATCGTTCCCGCCTGA
- a CDS encoding SigB/SigF/SigG family RNA polymerase sigma factor has product MHHTDLTDVSTHEARALSVALFRRLAELEEGSAEFSYVRNTLVELNLSLVKYAARRFRGRSEPMEDIVQVGTIGLIKAINRFDPERGVEFTSFAMPTITGEIKRFFRDTSWAVKVPRRLQELRIDAAKAHDALEQALGREPTDCELADQLHVTPEELAEGRKAASAYSARSLDAPAQEDGDRDSGADRPSLGEEEPAYDRIECLESLKPILAGLPERERVLLSLRFGQELTQSEIGDRLGLSQMHVSRLLSRTLERLRSGLLTDEPAEDDDLVQGPA; this is encoded by the coding sequence ATGCATCACACAGACCTCACAGACGTCTCGACCCACGAGGCCAGGGCCCTGTCCGTGGCCTTGTTCCGGAGGCTGGCGGAGCTGGAGGAGGGCAGCGCGGAGTTCAGCTACGTCCGCAACACGCTGGTCGAGTTGAACCTCAGCCTGGTGAAGTACGCCGCCCGACGCTTCCGCGGCCGCAGCGAGCCGATGGAGGACATCGTCCAGGTCGGCACGATCGGCTTGATCAAGGCCATCAACCGGTTCGATCCGGAGCGCGGGGTGGAGTTCACCTCGTTCGCGATGCCGACGATCACCGGGGAGATCAAGCGGTTCTTCCGCGACACCAGCTGGGCCGTCAAGGTCCCGCGCCGGCTCCAGGAGCTGCGTATCGACGCCGCCAAGGCGCACGACGCGCTGGAGCAGGCCCTGGGGCGCGAGCCCACGGACTGCGAGCTCGCGGATCAGCTGCACGTCACGCCCGAGGAGCTGGCGGAGGGCCGCAAGGCCGCGTCCGCCTACTCCGCGCGCTCCCTGGACGCGCCGGCCCAGGAGGACGGCGACCGGGACTCGGGCGCCGACCGGCCCTCCCTCGGCGAGGAGGAGCCGGCCTACGACCGGATCGAGTGCCTGGAGTCCCTCAAACCGATCCTGGCCGGCCTCCCGGAGCGCGAGCGCGTCCTGCTCTCCCTGCGGTTCGGGCAGGAGCTGACGCAGTCCGAGATCGGCGACCGGCTGGGCCTGTCCCAGATGCACGTGTCCCGCCTGCTGAGCCGCACCCTGGAGCGGCTGCGCTCGGGGCTGCTGACCGACGAGCCCGCCGAGGACGACGACCTGGTCCAGGGCCCGGCCTGA
- a CDS encoding ATP-binding protein, translated as MAEQTRRLVLGGATTGVVGRCRDFTRKALADWQWPGGAESVEDVLLLVSEVITNACLHAGGPRELVLRHGPERLRVEVSDGSPEIPRRRPPGDRTLPGGHGLIVLERLARGWGAVPSPDGRPGKTVWLDVAAPRRAQDGL; from the coding sequence GTGGCCGAGCAGACGCGGAGGCTCGTCCTCGGCGGCGCCACGACCGGTGTCGTGGGCCGGTGCCGGGACTTCACCCGCAAGGCGCTGGCCGACTGGCAGTGGCCGGGAGGGGCGGAGTCCGTGGAGGACGTGCTGCTCCTGGTCTCCGAGGTGATCACCAACGCCTGCCTGCACGCGGGCGGCCCCCGGGAGCTGGTGCTGCGGCACGGCCCCGAGCGGCTGCGCGTGGAGGTCAGCGACGGCAGTCCCGAGATCCCGAGACGGCGGCCGCCCGGCGACCGCACCCTGCCGGGCGGACACGGACTGATCGTGCTGGAACGGCTCGCCCGCGGCTGGGGCGCGGTGCCGTCGCCGGACGGGCGGCCGGGCAAGACGGTCTGGCTGGACGTCGCGGCACCCCGAAGGGCCCAGGACGGCCTCTGA